From the genome of Rhodobacteraceae bacterium Araon29, one region includes:
- the galE gene encoding UDP-glucose 4-epimerase GalE — MTHILVTGGAGYIGSHACKALKRLGYVPVTFDNLSTGWKDAVKFGPFFQGDLLDPTALDAVFTKFNPKAVMHFAALSQVGQSMKEPGMYWRNNVQGSLNLIEAAVAHKCDKFVFSSTCATYGEQDNVVLDETCAQHPINAYGASKRTIEEMLKNFSSSSDLRYVIFRYFNVAGADLDADIGECHHPETHLIPLILETLSGKRDMLTVYGTDYDTKDGTCIRDYVHVSDLVDAHILGLEWLNQGKSNQIFNLGTGQGYSVREVIDQASRITNHNIPIKNGDRRPGDCQKLVSGSKRAAQELGWTPHRSNLKQMITDAWRWDQKVDYVK; from the coding sequence TTGACACATATTTTGGTCACGGGAGGCGCCGGTTATATTGGCTCGCATGCCTGTAAAGCACTAAAGCGCCTAGGATATGTACCGGTCACCTTTGATAATCTTTCTACAGGCTGGAAAGATGCAGTAAAGTTTGGTCCGTTCTTTCAAGGGGATTTATTGGACCCAACTGCATTAGATGCAGTTTTCACGAAATTCAATCCAAAGGCCGTGATGCACTTTGCAGCCCTTAGTCAGGTCGGGCAAAGTATGAAAGAGCCAGGCATGTATTGGCGCAATAATGTGCAGGGGTCGCTTAATTTGATCGAAGCTGCCGTCGCCCATAAATGTGACAAGTTTGTATTTTCATCCACATGCGCAACATACGGCGAACAAGACAATGTGGTCCTTGACGAGACCTGCGCTCAGCATCCGATTAATGCATATGGGGCTTCGAAACGCACAATCGAAGAAATGCTCAAAAACTTTTCGTCTTCAAGTGATTTGCGATACGTGATTTTTCGCTACTTCAATGTTGCTGGCGCGGATCTGGATGCCGATATTGGCGAATGTCACCATCCGGAAACACATTTGATACCTTTGATTTTGGAAACGCTCTCGGGCAAGCGTGATATGTTGACTGTATATGGAACGGATTATGATACAAAAGATGGCACATGCATTCGTGATTATGTTCATGTAAGTGATCTCGTTGACGCTCATATCCTTGGACTTGAGTGGTTAAATCAAGGCAAAAGTAATCAAATTTTTAACCTTGGAACTGGTCAGGGATATTCCGTACGTGAAGTTATTGATCAGGCCTCGCGTATTACCAATCACAACATTCCGATAAAAAACGGTGACAGGCGCCCCGGAGATTGTCAAAAACTCGTTTCTGGATCAAAGCGCGCTGCACAGGAATTAGGGTGGACGCCGCATCGGTCAAATCTAAAACAAATGATTACCGATGCTTGGCGCTGGGATCAAAAGGTTGATTATGTCAAGTAA
- a CDS encoding NTP transferase domain-containing protein — MHTKITKAIFPVAGLGTRFLPATKSIPKEILTLVDRPLIQYAIDEARAAGITEFIFVTARGKSALEDYFDHAPQLEAILREKGKNELLQTLETTNMDSGSIAYIRQHSALGLGHAVWCARKLIGNEPFAVILPDDVIAAEKPCLQQMIEAYQETGGSMVAAMEVPSHQTSSFGILDVEKQFGHLLPVKKMVEKPLAGTEPSNLAVIGRYLLTPSVMENIGNLKVGSGGEIQLTDAIAQEIKEGRPVNGFRFDGRRFDCGSKAGFLQATISFALARSDLNAELTDYLHETLVTNKAAQ; from the coding sequence ATGCATACAAAAATCACAAAAGCAATATTTCCGGTGGCAGGGCTTGGCACTCGGTTTTTACCGGCCACGAAGTCAATTCCAAAAGAAATACTAACGCTCGTTGACCGTCCCCTGATTCAATATGCAATTGACGAAGCAAGAGCCGCCGGTATTACCGAGTTTATTTTCGTAACAGCCCGGGGCAAGAGCGCCCTAGAGGATTATTTTGATCATGCTCCACAGCTTGAAGCTATATTAAGGGAAAAGGGCAAAAATGAGCTTTTACAAACCCTTGAAACCACCAATATGGATAGCGGATCAATCGCCTATATTCGTCAACACAGCGCGTTGGGTTTGGGGCATGCAGTTTGGTGCGCCCGCAAATTAATCGGGAATGAGCCTTTTGCAGTTATTTTGCCCGATGATGTCATTGCCGCGGAAAAACCGTGTTTGCAGCAAATGATAGAAGCGTATCAGGAAACCGGTGGCAGCATGGTTGCTGCGATGGAAGTACCAAGTCATCAAACATCATCCTTTGGTATTTTGGATGTGGAAAAGCAGTTTGGTCACTTATTGCCGGTCAAGAAAATGGTGGAAAAGCCATTAGCTGGAACTGAGCCTTCTAATTTAGCAGTCATTGGGCGGTATCTTTTGACGCCATCTGTTATGGAAAATATTGGTAATCTTAAAGTAGGCTCTGGCGGAGAAATACAGCTTACAGATGCGATTGCCCAAGAGATCAAAGAGGGGCGCCCTGTAAACGGATTTCGCTTTGATGGCCGCCGTTTTGATTGTGGTTCGAAAGCTGGTTTTCTCCAAGCAACAATATCTTTTGCACTTGCGCGCAGCGATTTAAATGCCGAACTCACTGATTATTTGCATGAGACACTTGTTACAAACAAGGCTGCTCAATAA